GCTAAAAATTTTTACTCAAAAATTAGGGATGGGCTATAGCCTCCTTCAGCTccttgctaggcccgtccctgcTTCGGTGTGTCTTTCCGCACTCTTTGTTTCGGATAGCATGGTCAAGTAGTTAAAATCCACAACTACTAAAGCTGAACATTTGTAATTTTGTATAGACTTGTTTGCATAATATTTTCTACAACGAAATATTTATCTTGTTTCTCATTATTTTTTCTTGGACAGGAATCCATTTTATTCTCAACATTATTACTTTTGGTGTTTCCGATAACTTAAGCATTGTTTCAAATGACGCTAAACGTTTTTGTATCTGTGTTTTTGTTTGGATTAAAGCTCTCTTCCATAGTACCTCTAAAGATGGCCGGAAAAAGTGTGAAATAGTCGTATTTAAAACTTATTAGACATAACTTTCCATATTCTTTTCTATATTTGGAATAGCCAGAATTTTTCCATAACACTTGCTCTTATCCTACGGAAATGCTATATATACCAATTTTTTATCCCGTAGAATAGCCTCAGGGAAAATGGATCGTTCATGATGCGTTCTCAGTATTGCGATCATCAATAATAAACATGGGCCACGAGCGAGATTTGTGTCGGGATTGCTAGTAGGTGAACCTAGCATTTACTCTTATCCTATCCATTGATTTCCCCATGGGAAGTGCGGTTTTGATAGCATTTctttccttccttttctttttgttaAAGCATCGATAGCATTTGGTAAGCCCCAGTTGGAGAGGATTGGCGGTAAAAAATTTAACCGATTgaagaaaagatattaaaatagatCTTTTTGGGAACCTAGGAGATATCTTGGTACCATCCTAAAAAAGATTTTCCTCTGATCTTAGCCCTTAGTTGCACTGTTTTTTTTCATTAGTCAAGTCATTGACTTTTTGTTCGTCATCCACTCTGTCTCTTCTATCTCCTCTTTCTCGTAAATTTGCAACTATCTACTCTttacatcatcatcataatcataacaAAATCTCTCTCATTGAAATGACACTTTAGGAAATCTTACCTTGATtcgttttttttgtttctgaaaagGAGAAAATTGTGAAAACCGAAATATCTGTTGAAAAAATCGGACCAAAATCTCTTTTTCTCGAACAAAAATACGCATAATTATTCCTCTgattctttttctttccttgagATTTTATTCTTCTGAATTCTGATTCTATACTTATTATTTCCTTCCTTCTATATAAACCCATCTTCTTCATAAGTAACTCACCGACCCTCTTCCTTCATCAGTTCTTCCAAGCATATACATAGCCTAGCCGGAAATGTCAGTTTCTCAAGCAAGCTCAGCAATGTCAAACAATGAAGGTGGCTCAGATGCTTTACATATCTTGGCTGTTGATGATAGCTCTTTCGAACTGAAACTAGTTGAAAGGTTACTTAAAAAGTCTTCATACAAAGGTATTTACTTGTTCTTAAACAGTACTACTTCTACTACccattttagttttttctttctcttttccaaGTTAATCTGAACTTCTATGTCTTTGTTTTCCGTGCAGTTACCACTGTAGACAGTGGGAAAAGAGCATTGGAATGGTTAGGCGAAGGAAAAGAAAATTGTAATAAGGTAACTAACAACAATTTCAACAGATTTTCATTAATTTTCTTACAGGTTAAggtttattttctttcttgtttctgtaatttttttttgttagtgatttaagttttttttgttgttgctgggtTTGTATTGTTGTGGTACGTGGGAGCAGAAAGTGAATATGATCATAACAGATTATTGCATGCCAGAGATGACGGGATATGATCTTCTTAAAAGAGTTAAGGTAAGCATAAAGATTTCTACTTATCTTTTTCATTATATTCTTTGTCGTACAAGTCCAAAACACATATACGATATTTAATGGAGATATCGTTTTCGCGTTTCTGTATTTTGTTCATTACAGTAGATTTTGTGCCCTCAATAGTTATTATAAAACACCCCCTTTGAAAATAGTACTAATTGAAGAAACGCTGTTTTTCAAAGtacaaagaagatttttgtacTTGGATCTTTATAGAAAAAACAATCGTAATATTGCTAAATTTCTCCCATCATTGTTTGTTTTCTTCCTCTGCCAGGAATCCTCGACTCTGCGTGAAATCCCAGTAGTGATTCTATCTTCAGAAGATGTCCCAACTAGGATCAGCACGTGAGAAAGACAACAAAACCCTTTTTGTTAATGCGTTTGTTTGTTCTTCTTTGTGCTTCAAAAATATACTATGTATTCAGGCCTGTAAATACTCATATTTTCATTTCTAATCTGGAGAATGCAGATGTTTGGAGGAAGGGGCTGAAGAGTTTCTGTTGAAACCACTAAGAAAATCCGATATATCACGTCTTCACAGCCACATGATGCGTTAGGCCATGAACTTCCAGTTTAATCTATAAGGAAGAGTCATAGGTTAGGGTTAATCTAAAGAGTTAATTAAGAATGTGGGGGTTTAGTTTTTGATGTATGTAGCTCCTAATGCTGGTAATGAGCAGTAATATTGACATAGAAATACGTTGTGGAAGCTTTTGGGATCATAAGGAAGAAACtttatttataattttattttgttatgtGGAAAGTTTGACCGAAGTGGACTCCAAATCTCCATACTGTCATACAATTACAAGACAATGATCTGCTAGTATTTTGTGGGTGTAGCGGCCTAGCGGGTGTGATAAGATGGTTTCCTCTCCAATCAAACTTTATTGACAAGCCAACCATATCCGGTGGTTGGTATGCTCCCTCCCACTATGGAGGTAGgagttcaaaaaaaagaaaaagaaaaaagaaaaactcctAATAAGGAGTTAAGATTATAAGAATGTAGTCCAAGACCACTCTTCcaaaccatcaaaaaaaaaaaaaaaagaactttatTGACAACAAATTAACAATCGATAAATAGTTAAACACCAAAACCTTTTTTTCTCTCTCAATTTAAGAGAAGTGTTGCATTTTGCTGCATTTTCTTTGGTTATTTTCATATAGGCACAAGAAACTTGGGTTCTTAGTTATGCAATTCTGTGATTGTAAGTACTCATTTAGTACCTGAGCTGAACTATCATTTATTTATCGATTTATTTGACCCATACACTGTTGGAAAAactgggctataaacatgtatacAAATGCAACCAAATCAATCACTAATAAGTAAGGCCCATATACTGTGCACATTACTCCTCCTTCCCAATTTCCAGCAAACTTAGGTATCCACAATTCACATAACACACAAGAAAGTATAGCAGACAACAACTTTCATCATTGGAATGTCTTTCCcatttacccaaacaagtattcagCACGACCATTGTACGTCGACAATACTATTTTTTTCTACTTTTGCAAATAATTTTTGTGCTGCTTTGACACCATATGTTATATTTTCTATTCGAAATTGATCGTTGTTTGTGTACTTTTGAATTAGTTTTCTTTAtaaaatttttcaatttttttgaaggtataaattttttatttcaaGGTATAAATTTTTTCAATTCATTCCTAAGCCATGTTTAATTTTTAGGAAAAAACATATATAAATTTGGAGaagcataaaaaaaattgaaaaataaaaatttggtactGTAATTTATACTCATTGCCTAGACAATTCAAAGCGCTTCTCAAATatataaagttcataaaaatcCGACGTACAGTTCGGAAGATGTGAAGTTTTTAAATATTTGTCTTTATTTTTATAACAATGCGTTTTTGTAAATACAAAATGTTTTAATGAGAATCTTTTTAAAATATTCGTAAATCTAATGGCTAAGAATTAATATAAGGGGATCTAACGATGATGAAAGGTAACGCTTTGAATTCTCTCATTGGCATTAAAAGGGGGGAGATTATACTTGTTCTTATCGGCTAATTCGCATACTTTTTACCATTTGAATTTTACCAGCTCGAGTTATTATGTGAATATGAAGTCGATTGGAGTGGGTAAAGATGTCCTCAGTTTCTCAAATATAGTATATCCGGTCGGAATCTCAGATGAAGTAGTTCCGCCGGGTCGAGATGGGAAAAAAACAATGATAGACAGTGGTACCGCCATGACTTATTTTCCCGAGGGTATATTGAAAAAGTTATACACAATGGTATATGATGAGCCATACTTTGAACCTCTTATTTTGTTTGGAATTAATCCTTGTTCAAAATTTTTGAAATTACTTTCAGACTTTTCAGGTTATGTCTAGCCAGCTTAgcagctgtttgagggtgaaaacggtttctgctgatttcggtaatttcgtgtgtgggagtgagaaacgagtctaaactctaaacaatgtactgcaagggattactttgattcgagagatcaatctatacaaattcggcctaaaccaagaaatggccgttccagatttgcttcgatcacaaagtgaaggaaaagggttggtcttagggagggaagcgaagagagtgttgagaccagaatatttGATTCCGGAAGAGTGGTTGttcgacgacttgtatcagaaagtgaaacgctagcagattgggaagctaacaagtgatttatgagtgttatattctcctgaccaaaacttgttctttggtagaaataggtgagacctatttatacaagtcgcaacgaaacgtaccctggtctcttaagaagtggaaacggttgattaaatggaagaaagcggtaacgggtaacgcctggaattgatgtttccataatgaaggaaacgtttcaccattacttcttgtatttactaaccatctcattcttatgacactttcttgtaacgggcgtagtgtgcgccgcatgctgtaaacttccagaccaataccctgatgagaatcccccagtttgtgacatgtttttatgtctcgagtgttttttgtAGCATGTTGGTATTGTTTGGCAAGTTCAGCTCGGGAGGCTtgacggctcggtggtgaccttcgacggtcgagattttgcatcttgagaggaaggttagccgttgattgtggttaccttccgttggtagccagtggcgtggccacggtgctggcatggcttgcgcattctCTTGgcatggctaattagggtttggtgccgtgaccatagaattggcatagctgggcgtcgtggccaaagagttggaagcgtagacaaaggttgccacaagtcgtttggtttagtggcgagcttgtacgactgagatttgtatctcagaaggaaggatagtcgttgattgttgcaaccttccgtttggcagccagctgcaaggaggcatggccgacatggctttggcgtgtccaaattagggctttggcaccgtggacaaattagggttttggcaccgtggccaagagttggcaccgtagacaagagatttccacaagtcgtttggtggcaagtttgtacgactgaaaattgcatctcagagggaagggtagccgttgattgttgcaaccctccgtttggcaaccagcggcatagaggcatggccggcgtggctttggcatggtttaggcgcggccaatctaggattttggcttagttttaggcgtggccaaatttagggttttgacatagtttaggagcggccaaaattagggcttggcattgggccaaaagttgccgcgcgtttggtggcgaacttggacggctgagatttgcgtctcagaagaaagggtggccgttgattgttgcaacccttcatggAGGCATGGatggcgtggctttggcatggtttaggcgcgaccaagttaggattttgacatagttttaggcgcgaccaaaattagggttttggcatagtttaggcgcggccaaaattagggcatggcattgggccaaaagttggcacgcgtttggtggcgaacttggacggctgagatttgcatctcagaaggaagggaggcagttgattattgcaacccttcatttggcagccagcggcatggaagcatggccggcatggctttggtgcggagatgtggctggcatggcatgccattggcacataggtgcggctggcatggttggtatgcctttggcgcggagatgtggccggcatggcatgccattggcacggaggtgcgtcttgcatggttggcatgcctttggcgcggagatgtgtctggcatggcatgccattggcgcggcggtgcggctggcatggttggcatgcctttggcgcggagatgtggatggcatggtggtgcggctggcatgattgacATGTCTttggcacagagatgtggctggcatggttgacatgcatttggcgcagagatgtggctggcatggttggcatgcctttggcgcggagatatggatattagggtttagcgtgtctaaaccctagtttgaaatatgtggcacgcgtgatttgcacgtttggctagcatgcgcggctggcatgtgcagagatgatgccagtcagtgcCGAGgactctgccgtggagcatgacatataaaaaaggtaccccgataattttacgcagacatgttgaatggttcaataaatgtgctagtggcgacattattactcaagtaggACGTCACTGTATGACTCAGgtattacgattttaaccctaagctaaaaaccaccatcaacattaagtcccctgcttagctcggtaGGGTTTCGCCAAATAACATCCCGCTTATTTAACTTCTTTGAATAAAAACTCTTTTTCAAAAGGATCCAAAACCTTCATCAAAATAAGTTgtttgatattccatacctttcctgtcgtctgatgattccttgtatattctTCTCTTTAAAGTTTCGAATAAAGTATTTTTTGCAGGGTTTCGGCTTTCCTTGTCGTGATTTAATGAGTAATGGTTACACGATGTTCCcggattttttttattgtttttttttgagaTCCAGAAAACTCGTTTGAAAGGAAAAGTATGCTTCAAATAGAAATCGGAAACCTAATTAAGAATGCAAGCGGTGCATTCATCTTGAAGGGAATAAAAATATTGAGTGGAAAGGGAAAtcgctgaagaaaatactaaaggaagAACGCTTGAGGAGGAAGTAGCACCgtgctttaggtattgaagggattGAGTCATCGCGAGTGAACTTTTATGCCTTCCAACTTGTCAgtgttgatgagtttgcagtaaccgccCAAAcgaacatctgccaccagatatggatcGTCTTCCTTTTCTTCGGGTGAATCAGTCCGAACAGCTATCTTCACCGTTATATTTCCGACTTGAAATAAGGTTGCCTTGAATACCATGTCTCCAATTTGAAAATTTGGGCGTCATATAACCGCCTGACTCTTGGTCTCGTCATATTCGATTGCACCTTCCAAATTCTTGGTGAAGCGCTTGAAAGGCCCAGcgtcccactcacatctcttaacaATGTCCGTACTGATAATCGAACCAAGTCCCCATGACGGGCTAAGAGAAGAagtgactggttgtagagaaggttttttgaccagacttacttgtgtttggaatctatgagcgaGCGCCAGCGGGCTTTCTCCGGGTGATCGAGTTCCATTGGTAAGTTTTTGATACGACAACAgtttggacggcttgttggaaactcTTCCGGGTGTCGACACTGGCAGAGGGGATGCTCCCAATTTTGCTTCATTGTCAAATACCCACGAGCTCCCCGGGATCATGTCATAacctagttctttgacaatgtggaatttgctatGCGTTATAACGTCTCCCACCTTGATCTAGAGGTTAATTTAGCCGTATGCgttcattgcttctccttccgAATTCTTGACCATGGTT
The nucleotide sequence above comes from Papaver somniferum cultivar HN1 chromosome 8, ASM357369v1, whole genome shotgun sequence. Encoded proteins:
- the LOC113306879 gene encoding two-component response regulator ORR3-like isoform X2, producing MSVSQASSAMSNNEGGSDALHILAVDDSSFELKLVERLLKKSSYKVTTVDSGKRALEWLGEGKENCNKKVNMIITDYCMPEMTGYDLLKRVKMFGGRG
- the LOC113306879 gene encoding two-component response regulator ORR3-like isoform X1, giving the protein MSVSQASSAMSNNEGGSDALHILAVDDSSFELKLVERLLKKSSYKVTTVDSGKRALEWLGEGKENCNKKVNMIITDYCMPEMTGYDLLKRVKESSTLREIPVVILSSEDVPTRISTCLEEGAEEFLLKPLRKSDISRLHSHMMR